A single genomic interval of Aestuariirhabdus haliotis harbors:
- a CDS encoding transglycosylase SLT domain-containing protein, with protein sequence MNKNRFFLALLLSVFLPGCATSPPKNPNNICSIFREQDDWYEAAQDANQRWGTPIQVMMAIMHQESRFVSDAQPPRTWYLGFIPGPRPSSAYGYAQAQTPAWDDYLKEAGSWGADRDDFADAIDFIGWYTWKTHQVNGVSKWHADKLYLNYHEGWGGYRRGTYKSKPWLTRVAAKVKRRASDYGAQLRRCEDDLDSWFF encoded by the coding sequence GTGAATAAGAATCGCTTTTTTCTGGCACTGTTGTTGTCCGTGTTTTTACCGGGTTGCGCCACTTCGCCGCCGAAAAATCCGAATAATATTTGCTCTATTTTCCGTGAGCAGGACGACTGGTATGAGGCCGCCCAGGACGCGAATCAACGCTGGGGTACACCCATCCAGGTGATGATGGCGATTATGCACCAGGAGTCCCGTTTTGTGTCCGACGCCCAGCCGCCCCGTACCTGGTATCTGGGTTTTATTCCCGGCCCTCGTCCTTCATCGGCCTACGGTTATGCCCAGGCGCAAACACCGGCCTGGGATGACTACCTGAAAGAGGCCGGTAGCTGGGGGGCGGATCGGGATGATTTTGCCGATGCCATCGATTTTATCGGTTGGTACACCTGGAAGACCCATCAGGTGAACGGTGTTTCCAAATGGCATGCCGACAAGCTCTACCTCAACTACCATGAGGGTTGGGGGGGATACCGCCGAGGCACTTATAAGAGTAAGCCCTGGTTAACCCGGGTGGCGGCAAAAGTGAAACGTCGTGCCAGCGACTATGGTGCCCAGTTGCGGCGCTGCGAAGATGATCTGGATAGCTGGTTTTTTTAA
- the ligA gene encoding NAD-dependent DNA ligase LigA produces the protein MNHPEPAAQEVAQLREQLNEHNYRYYVLDDPSVPDAEYDRLLRRLQQLEAEYPELLTPDSPTQRVGGEPLEGFEQVSHEVPMLSLDNAFSAEELQAFEKRLQDRLRHSEPLEYACEPKLDGIAVSLLYENGLLVRGATRGDGSTGENITSNVRTIASIPLRLRGDSIPPVLEVRGEIYLPKAAFDALNQRARDNNEKTFVNPRNAAAGSLRQLDPKITASRALQMCCYSIGRVEGFELPPLHSDVLHLLNEWGLRINSEMAVVKGAEACQAYYEQLGQKRDQLPYEIDGIVFKVNSLQLQQRLGFVSRAPRWAIAYKFPAQEEMTQLLDVEFQVGRTGAVTPVARLEPVFVGGVTVSNATLHNMDEVERLQVMKGDRVVIRRAGDVIPQVVKVVLEQRPDDASVIELPKECPVCGSEVERAEGEAAARCSGGLFCGAQRKEAIKHFASRKALDIEGLGDKLVEQLVDEQLIQTPADLFSLSLEQLSGLERMAEKSAQNLLDALKSSSTTTLPRFLYSLGIREVGEATALSLARHFLNLPALCDASEEALLEVDDVGPIVAHHIYTFFRQAHNLEVLQDLQQQGVSWPDLEVDLSARPLEGETWVLTGTLTTMGRSEGKSRLQALGAKVAGSVSAKTSMLVAGDKSGSKLTKAEQLGIPVLDEPAFIDRLAQLESKR, from the coding sequence ATGAATCATCCCGAGCCGGCCGCGCAGGAAGTGGCGCAGCTGCGTGAGCAGTTAAATGAACACAATTATCGCTACTACGTGCTCGACGACCCCTCGGTGCCCGATGCCGAGTACGACCGATTGCTGCGTCGCCTGCAGCAACTGGAAGCGGAGTATCCCGAGCTGCTGACTCCAGATTCACCCACCCAAAGGGTAGGTGGTGAACCCCTGGAGGGCTTTGAGCAGGTTAGCCACGAAGTGCCCATGTTGTCGCTCGATAACGCTTTCAGTGCCGAAGAGTTGCAGGCCTTCGAGAAGCGCTTGCAGGACCGTTTACGACATTCAGAGCCCCTCGAATACGCCTGTGAACCCAAACTGGATGGTATCGCGGTTAGTTTGCTTTATGAAAATGGGCTGCTGGTCAGGGGCGCCACACGAGGTGATGGCAGCACTGGTGAAAATATCACCTCGAATGTGCGTACCATCGCCTCTATTCCGCTTCGACTGCGGGGGGATTCGATTCCTCCGGTGCTCGAGGTTCGTGGTGAAATCTATCTGCCCAAGGCGGCTTTTGATGCGCTCAATCAGCGGGCTCGGGACAATAACGAAAAAACCTTTGTCAATCCCCGAAATGCCGCTGCCGGCAGCCTGCGCCAACTGGACCCTAAAATTACGGCCAGTCGTGCCCTGCAGATGTGTTGCTACAGTATTGGCCGGGTGGAAGGCTTTGAGCTGCCCCCTCTCCACAGCGATGTGCTGCACCTGTTGAATGAATGGGGGTTGCGCATCAATAGCGAAATGGCGGTCGTCAAAGGTGCCGAGGCCTGCCAAGCTTATTATGAGCAACTGGGCCAAAAACGGGACCAGCTGCCTTATGAAATTGATGGCATCGTGTTCAAGGTCAACTCGTTGCAGCTGCAGCAACGACTGGGCTTTGTTTCCCGCGCGCCGCGTTGGGCCATCGCCTATAAGTTTCCCGCTCAGGAAGAGATGACCCAGCTACTGGATGTGGAATTCCAGGTCGGGCGTACCGGCGCCGTGACGCCGGTAGCTCGCCTTGAACCGGTCTTTGTCGGTGGGGTGACGGTGAGTAACGCCACCCTGCACAATATGGATGAGGTTGAACGCCTGCAGGTGATGAAGGGGGATCGCGTCGTGATTCGCCGCGCCGGAGATGTCATTCCCCAGGTGGTCAAGGTTGTGCTGGAGCAGCGACCCGATGACGCTTCTGTCATCGAATTGCCTAAAGAATGTCCCGTCTGTGGCTCTGAGGTCGAGAGAGCCGAGGGCGAGGCTGCCGCGCGTTGCAGTGGCGGGTTATTTTGCGGTGCCCAGCGTAAGGAGGCGATCAAACATTTTGCCTCCCGCAAGGCGCTCGATATTGAGGGGCTGGGGGATAAACTGGTGGAACAGTTGGTCGACGAGCAGCTGATACAAACCCCGGCGGATCTGTTCAGCCTGAGTCTCGAGCAGCTCAGTGGCCTGGAACGAATGGCCGAGAAATCCGCACAAAATCTGTTGGACGCGCTCAAAAGCTCCAGTACCACAACCTTGCCCCGATTCCTTTATTCCCTGGGTATCCGTGAGGTGGGTGAAGCCACCGCATTGAGCCTGGCCAGGCATTTTCTGAATCTTCCGGCGCTCTGTGACGCCAGCGAAGAAGCACTGCTCGAAGTGGACGATGTGGGTCCCATTGTGGCCCATCATATTTATACGTTTTTCCGTCAGGCCCATAATCTGGAAGTGCTGCAGGATCTACAACAACAAGGCGTGAGCTGGCCCGATCTCGAAGTCGACCTCAGCGCCCGGCCGTTGGAAGGGGAAACCTGGGTACTGACTGGAACCCTCACCACCATGGGACGCTCAGAGGGCAAAAGCCGATTGCAGGCTTTGGGCGCCAAGGTCGCCGGCTCGGTTTCGGCCAAAACCTCCATGCTGGTCGCGGGTGACAAGTCGGGTTCGAAATTGACCAAGGCAGAGCAGTTGGGGATTCCGGTGCTTGATGAACCGGCTTTTATTGATCGTCTGGCACAACTGGAAAGTAAAAGGTGA
- the zipA gene encoding cell division protein ZipA, whose amino-acid sequence MDMGVREWLVVIAVILILGILADGYRRMRVARRQPKDLDFSFGSSSQDFNDELPNGGARVKLRGDEPDQNEGFDAYDESSAGYDENSHGYDESNDPLFMPPPRKSQSGYSEASTAYDDEQASAQSLHDSGVSGPASEIVEEESFGSALDDSPMPEADPEPFYAATEPEVATDTSYTRSEAEPVVDAYQPGAESAAAPAQTSLNLDEPVPVLMEVDGKTPEAPAPRKETRKRSTPAPAKAAEPTAPKESEKRPPAEEIIVINVLARNGGTFAGEPLLQLLLGNGLKYGEMSIFHRHEQFDGQGPVQFSLANGVEPGSFDLDHMDQLQTPLVTLFMGLPGPKEPLKAFEMMATAAQTIARELDGELKDESRSVMTQQTLTHCKQRITEFERRQLTRERDRF is encoded by the coding sequence ATGGATATGGGTGTGCGTGAGTGGCTGGTCGTTATAGCCGTAATATTGATCCTGGGTATTCTGGCCGATGGTTACCGTCGGATGCGGGTGGCGCGTCGCCAGCCGAAAGACCTCGATTTTTCCTTTGGCAGTAGCTCCCAGGATTTTAATGATGAACTGCCAAACGGCGGCGCCAGGGTAAAACTTCGCGGTGACGAACCTGATCAGAATGAAGGCTTTGATGCCTATGATGAAAGCTCCGCCGGCTATGATGAAAATTCCCATGGCTATGATGAAAGTAATGACCCGCTCTTTATGCCGCCGCCTCGTAAATCCCAAAGCGGCTATTCTGAAGCATCGACAGCTTATGACGATGAACAAGCATCCGCTCAGTCGCTCCATGACAGCGGCGTATCAGGGCCTGCTTCAGAGATCGTTGAAGAAGAATCCTTTGGTTCGGCACTCGATGATTCGCCCATGCCCGAAGCCGACCCGGAGCCCTTTTATGCGGCTACTGAACCCGAGGTAGCAACGGATACAAGCTATACTCGCAGCGAGGCTGAGCCGGTGGTTGATGCCTATCAGCCTGGCGCAGAATCTGCGGCAGCTCCGGCCCAGACGTCGTTGAACCTCGACGAGCCGGTTCCGGTATTGATGGAAGTGGATGGTAAAACCCCTGAAGCTCCGGCGCCTCGCAAAGAGACTCGAAAGCGCAGTACACCGGCACCTGCCAAAGCTGCAGAACCGACGGCACCGAAAGAAAGTGAAAAGCGTCCCCCCGCCGAAGAGATTATAGTGATTAACGTGCTGGCTCGAAATGGTGGCACCTTCGCGGGCGAACCGCTGCTGCAACTGCTGCTTGGCAATGGTCTGAAATATGGTGAAATGAGTATTTTTCACCGTCATGAGCAGTTCGATGGCCAAGGGCCGGTGCAGTTCAGTCTGGCCAATGGTGTCGAACCCGGTAGCTTCGATCTGGATCACATGGATCAGCTGCAGACGCCGCTGGTGACACTGTTTATGGGATTGCCTGGGCCGAAAGAGCCGCTCAAGGCGTTTGAGATGATGGCTACCGCGGCCCAGACCATTGCCCGGGAGCTGGACGGCGAATTAAAAGATGAAAGCCGCAGCGTTATGACCCAACAAACCCTGACCCATTGCAAGCAGCGTATTACCGAATTTGAACGTCGTCAGTTAACCCGTGAGCGGGATCGCTTTTGA
- the smc gene encoding chromosome segregation protein SMC: MRLKCIKLAGFKSFVDPTTVQFPSNMCAVVGPNGCGKSNIIDAVRWVMGESSAKNLRGESMTDVIFNGSNARKPVGQASVELVFDNSDGTIRGEYAAFSEISVRRKVTRDAKNIYYLNGTKCRRRDITDIFLGTGLGPRSYSIISQGIISNLIESKPEELRVFIEEAAGISKYKERRRDTENRIRRTNENLERLTDLREELERQLHHLHSQAQAAEKYKEFKADERLKKAQLSALRWRAIDGEVSEKEGTIRDLEVRMESFVADQRSMDTAIEKKRDEHTQLTDRFNEVQGRFYSVGGEIARIEQTIQHTRERSRQLLEDLQQAEKNWEETSTHLNADRELVERLELELEEIEPELELVRETEEEATLTLEGAEEVMQEWQQQWDTFNQRASEPRQRAEVEQSRIQHIEQVVTRQGERIRKLQDERADLGTDEGEEELELLSEQLSELEMAGEDQQMDREGLQERIEQLRETIQETSSALDERRTQLQSQQGRRASLEALQQAALGQRGSLGGWLEQQGLSDRPRLAEQLQVDEGWELALETVLGDTLQAVCVEGLDPLEDLLGSLDAGTLMALEQGQSNSHASTNDAGLISKVRSETDLAGLLDGISVAEDLTSALAQRSNLTGRQSIITRDGIWVGHNWLRVARDEDQQAGVLQRQQELEELVASIETDQEQVESFAENLQQHRETLKQTELERDELQKTIADQSRRQSELRAELGAKRVRIEQTAARREGIDSELEEIREQQTLEQEKLGEARLVLQESLDLMESDAEKREELLRLRDDNRAKLDEARQRSRHDKDRTHQLQLRYQSIRTQLDATRGGQQRLQTQMEQLKERKEQLQQGLNQSDEPVAEQKLMLEELLEQRVVVEEELAESRRQVEALDHQMREHEKQRSEAEQHAQNLRGQLEQNRMEWQALQVRRKTLQEQLAEEQFDLPTVLDNLPEDATDSEWEDQLRRLDNRIQRLGAINLAAIDEYKSQAERKEYLDAQNDDLVEALNTLENAIRRIDRETRSRFKETFEKVNSGIQILFPKVFGGGHAYLELTGDDLLDTGVTIMARPPGKKNSTIHLLSGGEKALTAIALVFSIFQLNPAPFCMLDEVDAPLDDANVARYARMVEEMSASVQFIYITHNKIAMEAGNQLMGVTMHEPGVSRMVAVDIEEAAALAAV, from the coding sequence ATGCGACTCAAGTGTATTAAACTCGCCGGATTCAAATCCTTTGTGGATCCGACGACCGTTCAGTTTCCAAGCAACATGTGTGCAGTAGTTGGGCCAAACGGTTGCGGAAAATCCAATATTATCGACGCCGTACGCTGGGTGATGGGAGAAAGCTCCGCCAAGAACCTGCGTGGTGAGTCCATGACGGACGTTATCTTCAACGGTTCAAATGCTCGAAAACCTGTCGGCCAGGCCTCGGTTGAGCTGGTGTTCGATAACAGCGATGGCACCATTCGCGGTGAATACGCGGCTTTTAGTGAGATCTCCGTACGTCGTAAAGTGACCCGAGATGCCAAGAATATCTATTACCTCAATGGCACCAAATGCCGCCGTCGTGATATCACCGATATTTTCCTGGGTACCGGCCTTGGACCGCGCAGTTATTCCATTATCAGTCAGGGCATCATCTCCAATCTGATCGAATCCAAACCCGAAGAGCTTCGGGTCTTTATCGAAGAAGCGGCCGGCATCTCCAAGTACAAGGAGCGTCGGCGTGATACCGAAAACCGCATTCGCCGTACCAATGAAAACCTGGAGCGCCTGACCGACCTGCGCGAAGAACTCGAGCGCCAGTTGCATCACCTGCATAGTCAGGCCCAGGCGGCGGAGAAATACAAGGAGTTCAAAGCCGACGAGCGCTTGAAAAAAGCGCAGCTCAGCGCCCTGCGCTGGCGTGCGATTGATGGCGAAGTGAGCGAAAAAGAGGGCACCATACGCGACCTCGAAGTGCGTATGGAATCCTTTGTCGCCGACCAGCGCTCCATGGATACCGCGATCGAGAAGAAACGCGATGAGCACACCCAGCTCACCGACCGTTTTAACGAAGTTCAGGGACGTTTTTACAGTGTGGGTGGAGAAATTGCCCGCATAGAGCAAACCATTCAACATACCCGCGAACGTTCTCGTCAGTTACTGGAAGACTTGCAGCAAGCGGAGAAAAACTGGGAAGAGACCAGCACCCACCTCAATGCCGATCGTGAACTGGTCGAGCGCCTGGAACTGGAACTGGAAGAGATCGAACCCGAACTGGAGCTGGTTCGCGAGACCGAAGAGGAAGCCACCCTGACCCTGGAAGGCGCCGAAGAGGTGATGCAGGAATGGCAGCAGCAATGGGATACCTTCAACCAGCGCGCCTCGGAGCCCCGTCAAAGGGCGGAAGTCGAACAGTCCCGCATTCAGCATATCGAGCAGGTAGTGACGCGGCAGGGTGAGCGCATTCGTAAATTGCAGGATGAACGTGCCGACCTGGGTACCGATGAAGGGGAAGAGGAACTCGAACTACTCAGCGAGCAGCTGAGTGAACTGGAGATGGCTGGGGAAGACCAGCAGATGGATCGCGAAGGCTTGCAGGAACGCATTGAACAATTGCGCGAAACCATTCAGGAAACCAGCTCTGCACTGGATGAGCGCCGCACTCAACTGCAAAGTCAGCAAGGGCGCCGGGCCTCTCTGGAAGCCTTGCAACAGGCCGCACTGGGTCAGCGTGGTTCCCTGGGGGGCTGGCTGGAACAGCAGGGTTTGTCGGATCGTCCGCGTCTGGCGGAGCAGTTGCAGGTCGATGAAGGCTGGGAACTGGCGCTGGAAACCGTTTTGGGGGATACCTTGCAAGCGGTTTGTGTCGAGGGCCTGGACCCGCTGGAAGATCTATTGGGCAGCCTGGATGCCGGCACCTTGATGGCTCTTGAGCAGGGGCAGAGCAATAGCCATGCATCGACAAACGATGCGGGCCTGATCAGTAAGGTTCGCTCCGAGACGGATTTGGCGGGTTTGCTGGACGGCATTTCGGTGGCCGAAGATCTTACCTCGGCCCTGGCTCAACGCTCGAACTTGACCGGGCGCCAGTCGATCATCACCCGTGACGGTATCTGGGTGGGGCACAACTGGTTGCGGGTTGCCCGGGACGAAGACCAGCAAGCCGGCGTATTGCAGCGCCAGCAGGAACTCGAGGAACTGGTTGCCAGTATCGAGACGGATCAAGAGCAGGTCGAAAGCTTTGCCGAGAACCTGCAGCAACATCGGGAAACCCTGAAGCAAACTGAACTGGAACGGGACGAATTGCAAAAAACGATTGCCGACCAGAGCCGTCGGCAGAGTGAGCTGCGTGCTGAGCTGGGAGCCAAGCGGGTTCGTATCGAGCAGACCGCCGCTCGTCGCGAAGGCATCGACAGTGAGTTGGAAGAGATTCGGGAGCAACAAACGCTGGAGCAGGAAAAGCTGGGCGAAGCCCGTCTGGTATTGCAGGAATCCCTCGATTTGATGGAGAGCGATGCCGAGAAACGGGAAGAGTTGTTACGGCTGCGGGATGACAATCGAGCCAAGCTCGATGAGGCTCGCCAGCGTTCTCGCCACGATAAGGATCGTACGCACCAGTTGCAGTTACGTTACCAGTCCATTCGCACTCAGCTCGATGCGACCCGCGGTGGTCAACAGCGCCTGCAAACACAGATGGAGCAGCTGAAAGAGCGCAAAGAGCAATTACAACAAGGCTTGAACCAAAGCGATGAGCCGGTAGCCGAGCAGAAATTGATGCTCGAAGAGTTGCTGGAGCAACGAGTGGTGGTGGAAGAGGAGTTGGCCGAGTCCCGCCGCCAGGTTGAGGCACTCGATCATCAGATGCGTGAGCATGAGAAACAGCGCTCCGAAGCCGAACAGCATGCCCAGAACCTGCGTGGTCAGCTGGAGCAGAATCGAATGGAGTGGCAGGCGTTGCAAGTGCGGCGCAAGACCTTGCAGGAGCAGTTGGCCGAGGAGCAATTTGATCTGCCCACGGTGCTCGACAACCTACCGGAAGACGCCACCGACAGCGAGTGGGAAGACCAGTTACGCCGCCTGGATAATCGAATCCAGCGACTCGGTGCTATTAATCTGGCGGCGATCGATGAATACAAGTCCCAGGCTGAGCGTAAAGAGTATCTGGATGCCCAGAACGATGATCTGGTAGAAGCCCTGAATACCCTGGAAAACGCCATCAGGCGGATCGACCGGGAAACCCGTAGTCGCTTTAAGGAGACCTTCGAGAAGGTCAACAGCGGAATTCAGATTCTGTTCCCGAAAGTCTTTGGTGGCGGCCACGCGTATCTGGAGTTGACCGGGGATGATCTGCTCGATACCGGTGTGACCATCATGGCGCGACCTCCGGGTAAGAAAAACAGTACCATTCATCTGCTGTCCGGTGGTGAAAAGGCGCTTACCGCCATCGCTCTGGTGTTCTCGATCTTTCAGTTGAATCCGGCGCCTTTCTGTATGCTCGATGAGGTCGATGCCCCATTGGATGATGCCAACGTGGCCCGTTACGCCCGCATGGTTGAGGAGATGTCGGCCTCGGTGCAGTTTATCTATATCACCCACAATAAGATTGCTATGGAAGCCGGTAATCAGCTGATGGGTGTGACGATGCACGAGCCTGGTGTTTCCCGTATGGTAGCGGTAGATATTGAGGAAGCCGCCGCCCTGGCAGCGGTGTAA
- a CDS encoding cytochrome c-type biogenesis protein codes for MTRALILLLVLLVPQVQAAIDTYEFSTPDRQERFSVLTDELRCPKCQNQNIADSNAPIANDLRREIYRMLEEGMSDDQIVDFLVDRYGDFVLYKPRFSAKTLVLWGGPVLFLLMGLVVLFGLLRKNRQAQITVRSSDKASAGANSPAAPLESLSDDEQQRLKQLLGEK; via the coding sequence ATGACACGTGCGTTGATTCTCCTGTTGGTGCTATTGGTGCCTCAGGTTCAGGCCGCTATCGATACCTATGAGTTCAGTACCCCGGATCGGCAGGAGCGTTTTTCGGTGCTGACCGATGAACTCCGCTGCCCCAAGTGCCAGAACCAGAATATCGCCGATTCCAATGCGCCTATTGCTAACGATCTGCGTCGTGAAATCTATCGCATGCTGGAAGAGGGTATGAGCGATGACCAGATTGTCGATTTTCTGGTCGATCGTTACGGTGATTTTGTCCTCTACAAGCCCCGTTTCAGTGCCAAGACCCTGGTGCTCTGGGGAGGGCCGGTGCTGTTTCTGTTAATGGGGTTGGTGGTGCTGTTTGGCTTGTTACGCAAGAACCGTCAAGCCCAGATAACGGTCAGGTCTTCGGACAAAGCGAGCGCTGGCGCCAATAGCCCTGCTGCACCGCTCGAGTCGTTAAGTGACGATGAACAGCAACGCCTCAAACAGCTGCTGGGCGAAAAATAG
- a CDS encoding DsbE family thiol:disulfide interchange protein gives MKRFKLFIPLIIFVVIAGFLYKGLFLEKDILPSALLNKPFPEFSLPTVKDPTRKVSRQDLLGEVSLVNVWATWCPSCRVEHPYLVELARKEGIKIYGVDYKDEREQALRWLKQLHDPYVFSIEDADGRLGIDLGVYGAPETYLVDSKGVIRYKHVGVVDERLWHNTLKPLVEQLRKEEG, from the coding sequence ATGAAACGTTTTAAGCTGTTTATTCCCCTGATCATTTTTGTGGTGATTGCGGGCTTTCTCTACAAGGGCTTGTTCCTGGAGAAAGACATTCTGCCTTCGGCTTTATTGAACAAGCCTTTCCCCGAGTTTTCTCTACCGACGGTGAAGGATCCTACGCGTAAAGTCAGTCGTCAGGATCTGTTGGGTGAGGTCTCACTGGTTAATGTCTGGGCAACCTGGTGCCCCTCGTGTCGGGTTGAGCACCCTTATCTGGTCGAGCTGGCGCGTAAGGAAGGTATCAAGATTTATGGTGTCGACTATAAGGATGAGCGAGAACAGGCGTTACGCTGGCTCAAGCAATTGCACGATCCCTATGTGTTCAGCATTGAGGATGCCGATGGTCGATTAGGTATCGATCTTGGGGTTTACGGCGCGCCGGAGACCTACCTGGTGGATAGCAAGGGTGTGATTCGTTACAAGCATGTAGGGGTAGTGGACGAGCGTTTGTGGCACAACACGCTCAAGCCGCTGGTAGAGCAGCTGCGCAAGGAGGAGGGGTGA
- a CDS encoding heme lyase CcmF/NrfE family subunit, with amino-acid sequence MIPEFGQLALILALMFAITLASVPLAGTYSGNRQWMSLARPLSWGMFSFLMFALVCLAISFVRDDFSVEYVAQNSNSMLPVQYKISAVWGGHEGSLLLWVVILGGWSYAVSIFSKGLSREMMARVLSVMGMISVGFLLFMLLTSNPFDRLLPNFPADGNDLNPLLQDIGLILHPPLLYMGYVGFSVAFAFAIAALLGGHLDAAWARWSRPWTNVAWAFLTIGIALGSWWAYYELGWGGWWFWDPVENASFMPWLVGTALMHSLAVTEKRGVFKSWTVLLAIFAFSLSLLGTFLVRSGVLTSVHAFATDPARGAFILMFLLFVVGGSLTLYAFKAPEVKSKITFNWSAREAFLLINNILLTVSAAMVLLGTLFPLLLDAMGGGKISVGPPYFNALFSPLVALMAATLGVGMVSRWKETSSGYLWQQLKRSLVLSVVLGVAFSVLYGDNFYFSVLLAMTLVFWVVLVTLQDMLNRTRNKSGIWARVRSLKPVYWGMVLGHLGLAAAILGAVLTSYYTIERDLRMEPGDTITLHDYSFKFVGARHLVGPNYEGDEGVFEVYRDGELYTQMTPEKRIYNVSQMPMTEAAIDAGLNRDLYLAMGEPLGDGAWAVRVQYKAFVRWIWLGGLLMTFGGLLAACDRRYRMRERVAQRDLATPASSAVA; translated from the coding sequence ATGATTCCGGAATTTGGCCAGTTGGCGCTTATTCTGGCGCTGATGTTTGCGATAACCCTTGCATCGGTCCCTCTGGCGGGCACTTATAGCGGTAATCGCCAGTGGATGTCCCTGGCCCGCCCGCTCAGTTGGGGCATGTTCAGCTTCCTGATGTTCGCCCTGGTATGTCTGGCGATCTCTTTCGTGCGCGACGATTTCTCGGTCGAGTACGTTGCTCAGAATTCCAACAGCATGCTGCCAGTGCAATACAAGATCAGTGCTGTCTGGGGAGGGCACGAAGGCTCGCTGTTGTTATGGGTGGTGATACTGGGCGGTTGGTCCTACGCGGTTTCCATTTTCAGTAAGGGCCTGTCCCGGGAAATGATGGCGCGGGTATTGTCGGTCATGGGTATGATCAGTGTTGGCTTCCTGCTCTTTATGCTGCTGACATCCAACCCTTTCGATCGTTTGTTACCCAATTTTCCCGCAGATGGTAATGACCTCAATCCGTTGCTGCAGGATATCGGACTGATTTTGCATCCGCCCTTGTTGTATATGGGATATGTGGGCTTTTCTGTGGCCTTCGCGTTTGCCATCGCGGCGCTGCTGGGTGGACACCTGGATGCCGCCTGGGCGCGCTGGTCCAGACCCTGGACCAATGTGGCCTGGGCTTTCCTGACCATTGGTATTGCACTGGGCAGCTGGTGGGCTTATTACGAGCTTGGCTGGGGCGGCTGGTGGTTCTGGGATCCGGTTGAGAATGCGTCCTTTATGCCCTGGCTGGTCGGTACGGCGCTGATGCACTCGTTGGCGGTAACCGAGAAGCGAGGAGTGTTTAAAAGCTGGACCGTACTGTTGGCAATCTTCGCTTTCTCCCTGAGTTTGCTGGGTACCTTCCTGGTTCGTTCCGGTGTATTGACCTCGGTGCATGCCTTTGCCACCGACCCGGCTCGGGGCGCCTTTATTCTGATGTTCCTGCTGTTTGTCGTGGGTGGTTCGCTGACCCTCTATGCGTTCAAAGCCCCCGAGGTGAAAAGCAAAATCACCTTCAACTGGAGTGCCCGTGAGGCTTTTCTGTTGATCAACAATATCCTGCTGACCGTGTCCGCCGCCATGGTGTTGCTGGGTACCCTGTTCCCGCTCTTGCTGGATGCCATGGGTGGCGGCAAGATCTCGGTGGGGCCTCCCTATTTCAATGCTCTGTTTAGCCCGCTTGTTGCATTAATGGCTGCCACGCTGGGCGTGGGTATGGTCTCCCGCTGGAAAGAAACCTCATCCGGTTATCTCTGGCAACAACTCAAACGCTCGCTGGTCTTGAGTGTTGTGCTGGGGGTGGCCTTCAGTGTGCTGTACGGCGATAACTTCTATTTCTCCGTTTTATTGGCGATGACGCTGGTGTTCTGGGTGGTGCTGGTGACCTTGCAAGATATGCTCAATCGCACCCGTAACAAGTCTGGCATCTGGGCGAGAGTACGGTCGTTGAAACCGGTGTATTGGGGCATGGTGCTGGGCCACCTGGGGCTGGCGGCTGCTATCCTGGGCGCGGTGTTAACCAGCTATTACACCATCGAACGAGACCTGCGAATGGAGCCCGGCGATACCATCACCTTGCATGACTACAGCTTCAAGTTTGTCGGCGCGCGCCATTTGGTCGGACCCAACTACGAAGGTGACGAGGGCGTGTTTGAGGTGTATCGCGACGGCGAGCTTTACACCCAAATGACCCCTGAAAAACGCATTTATAATGTCTCGCAAATGCCAATGACCGAAGCGGCGATCGATGCTGGTCTTAATCGGGATCTCTATCTTGCCATGGGTGAACCCCTGGGGGATGGTGCCTGGGCGGTGAGGGTTCAGTATAAGGCGTTTGTTCGCTGGATCTGGCTGGGCGGCTTGCTGATGACCTTCGGTGGTTTACTGGCCGCCTGCGACCGTCGTTACCGCATGCGCGAACGCGTCGCACAGCGAGATCTGGCGACGCCTGCCTCGTCGGCTGTCGCTTGA
- the ccmE gene encoding cytochrome c maturation protein CcmE, which produces MNPIRKKRLMVVLFLVFGVATAVGLALVALQQNINLFFSPTQIAQGEAPVGQRIRGGGLVVTGSVNRDSQSLLVRFDITDGAENVPVEYTGILPDLFREGQGIVAQGKIRDDGVFEAVEVLAKHDENYMPPEVQEAIDNAGHPKSTET; this is translated from the coding sequence ATGAATCCAATCCGTAAAAAACGCCTGATGGTTGTGTTGTTTTTGGTGTTTGGTGTCGCTACAGCGGTGGGCCTGGCGTTAGTCGCACTGCAGCAAAATATTAACCTGTTCTTTTCACCAACCCAGATTGCCCAGGGTGAAGCCCCCGTAGGCCAAAGGATTCGGGGCGGTGGCCTGGTAGTGACTGGTAGTGTGAATCGGGATTCGCAGAGTTTGCTGGTGCGTTTCGATATTACCGATGGTGCCGAGAATGTTCCGGTAGAATACACCGGTATCCTGCCGGACCTGTTTCGTGAGGGGCAGGGCATCGTCGCCCAGGGCAAGATTCGTGATGATGGTGTGTTTGAAGCGGTAGAGGTGCTGGCCAAACACGATGAAAACTATATGCCTCCGGAAGTTCAGGAAGCCATCGATAATGCCGGACACCCCAAATCGACGGAAACTTGA